In Deinococcus sp. QL22, the following are encoded in one genomic region:
- a CDS encoding FAD-dependent oxidoreductase — MFGSFSQHGTPPRSQPQPGHVYDVAVIGAGLAGTELAWRLARAGQDVLLVSQALDHLGNLYAPTIAGADFPLGSVFGEVAARIAPEQDGWAFHRHLKAKIEGTAGIHLLQSTVTALDEEESEVVISTWEGPQLHARDVVLAVGAFLKARLLIGDTMEEAGRLSEVAYDFLADDLARAGIFLIGSEATAAAVDGAPPYDVRFFTPAPTELDGFRIRRLDRVWALGRCTPGDHTYASVLQDAARLAAEFLAPAASDAGEVSK, encoded by the coding sequence ATGTTCGGTTCCTTTTCTCAACACGGCACTCCGCCCCGCAGCCAGCCGCAGCCGGGGCATGTCTACGACGTGGCCGTGATCGGCGCGGGCTTGGCGGGCACTGAACTGGCGTGGCGCTTGGCGCGGGCGGGTCAGGATGTGCTGCTTGTATCTCAGGCGCTCGACCACTTGGGGAACCTGTACGCGCCCACCATTGCTGGGGCCGACTTTCCGCTTGGTAGCGTGTTTGGAGAGGTCGCCGCCCGAATCGCGCCTGAGCAGGACGGCTGGGCTTTCCACCGCCACTTGAAGGCCAAAATTGAAGGTACAGCGGGCATTCACCTGCTGCAAAGCACCGTGACTGCGCTGGATGAAGAAGAATCGGAGGTGGTCATCTCCACCTGGGAAGGCCCGCAATTGCACGCCCGCGACGTGGTGCTGGCGGTGGGCGCGTTCCTGAAAGCCCGCCTGCTTATTGGTGACACGATGGAAGAAGCGGGGCGGCTGTCGGAAGTGGCCTACGACTTTTTGGCTGACGATCTGGCCCGCGCTGGCATCTTCCTGATAGGCAGCGAGGCCACTGCTGCTGCCGTAGACGGTGCGCCTCCCTATGACGTGCGCTTTTTTACGCCTGCACCAACTGAACTGGACGGCTTCCGCATTCGCCGCCTGGACCGCGTGTGGGCGCTGGGCCGCTGCACTCCGGGCGACCATACCTATGCCTCGGTCTTGCAGGATGCCGCCCGCCTCGCCGCCGAATTCCTGGCCCCGGCAGCGTCGGATGCCGGCGAGGTCAGCAAATGA
- a CDS encoding tRNA (guanosine(46)-N(7))-methyltransferase TrmB has product MIFQLSDFLFPETPARLFPDTAERPWVLEIGYGDGRFWPPFTQTFPEAPNYLGVELSGVSLLKAERRLHAAGLTNAMLTKLPAGVVMREVIPADSLDAIIVNFPDPWPKAGHTEQRLLRVPFFQLAANRLKPGGAVLLTTDHDEYFEFACTEAEASGVMRVELAEPPAAALETKYALKWRDLGLGVHHARFVPTAHPDAAPATAAPYPKEESAVPHAILRLPDALHPQAITQTHFDKYTARGGQHAADPVGWTVVLLDAYRSLAKDGLVFLAHVVEGELTQEVLVNVNPRSDGQFLVRLARFGGPIITPGVKAAVATVTAWLEERGAETTNRGY; this is encoded by the coding sequence ATGATCTTTCAACTCTCGGACTTCCTGTTTCCCGAAACACCCGCCCGCCTGTTTCCCGATACCGCTGAGCGGCCCTGGGTGCTGGAAATCGGTTACGGCGATGGGCGATTCTGGCCGCCGTTCACTCAGACCTTCCCAGAAGCTCCAAATTATCTGGGCGTGGAATTGTCAGGCGTTTCGCTCCTCAAGGCCGAGCGGCGCTTGCATGCAGCCGGCCTGACCAACGCCATGCTGACCAAATTGCCAGCTGGGGTGGTGATGCGCGAAGTCATTCCGGCAGACTCGCTGGACGCCATCATCGTCAATTTTCCCGATCCGTGGCCCAAAGCTGGACATACCGAGCAGCGACTCTTGCGCGTGCCTTTTTTCCAGTTGGCTGCCAACCGCCTGAAACCGGGCGGCGCGGTTCTGCTGACCACCGACCACGACGAGTATTTTGAGTTTGCCTGTACCGAGGCAGAAGCTAGCGGCGTGATGCGCGTGGAGTTGGCCGAGCCGCCCGCCGCCGCCTTGGAAACCAAGTACGCGCTGAAATGGCGGGATCTGGGGCTGGGCGTACATCACGCCCGTTTCGTTCCCACCGCGCACCCCGACGCTGCGCCTGCCACCGCCGCCCCCTATCCAAAGGAAGAATCTGCTGTGCCACACGCCATCCTGCGCCTGCCCGACGCCCTGCATCCCCAAGCCATCACCCAAACCCACTTCGACAAATACACCGCACGCGGGGGCCAGCACGCTGCCGATCCGGTGGGCTGGACCGTGGTGCTGCTGGACGCCTACCGCAGCCTCGCCAAAGACGGTTTGGTGTTTTTGGCGCATGTCGTAGAGGGCGAACTGACGCAGGAAGTGTTGGTGAACGTGAACCCGCGCTCAGACGGACAATTCCTGGTGCGGCTTGCCCGATTCGGTGGCCCGATCATTACGCCGGGCGTGAAGGCGGCAGTGGCGACAGTAACAGCGTGGCTGGAAGAACGCGGCGCGGAGACGACGAACCGGGGGTACTGA
- a CDS encoding response regulator transcription factor gives MIRVLLVDDHALFRQGLRSLLESEGMRVIGEAANGREAIRYAADTHPDVILMDIQMPELDGVKATQSILEIDPNSKVIMITMYRQDRYVFEAVKAGARGYILKDADANTLIDAIRRVAGGEALLDADMAQNVLDDFRDKREELPSEKHADLNERETMILKLLAQGFSNQDIALRLDISEKTVRNRLSEIFTKLQLNNRTQAALYAIREGIANLD, from the coding sequence ATGATCCGGGTACTGCTCGTCGATGACCATGCGCTGTTCCGTCAGGGACTCCGTAGCCTGCTGGAATCCGAGGGAATGCGTGTCATTGGCGAGGCGGCCAATGGGCGCGAGGCCATTCGCTACGCCGCCGACACGCACCCAGACGTGATCCTGATGGATATTCAGATGCCGGAACTCGACGGCGTGAAGGCCACCCAGAGCATTCTGGAAATCGACCCCAATTCCAAAGTCATCATGATCACCATGTACCGCCAAGACCGCTACGTGTTCGAGGCCGTGAAGGCTGGAGCACGCGGTTACATTCTGAAGGACGCCGACGCCAACACCTTGATCGACGCGATTCGCCGGGTGGCAGGCGGGGAAGCCCTCCTGGATGCAGACATGGCCCAGAACGTGCTGGACGACTTCCGCGACAAGCGCGAGGAACTGCCCAGCGAGAAGCACGCCGACCTGAATGAGCGCGAAACCATGATTCTGAAACTGCTGGCACAGGGCTTTTCCAATCAGGACATTGCCCTGCGCCTCGACATCAGCGAGAAGACCGTTCGCAACCGCCTCTCCGAGATTTTTACCAAGTTGCAACTGAACAACCGCACGCAGGCCGCTCTGTACGCCATCCGCGAGGGTATCGCCAACCTTGACTGA
- a CDS encoding serine hydrolase, translated as MSFDFLGQLHGRGFAGVVGVRVCDGAGQELFSLNAGRVFPAASTIKIPLLIMALQAAQRGEWELAERVTMQAADRVPGAGILQELSAGLSLTWQDILTLMIVVSDNTATNLVIERLGVDAVNAWLYAAGFPSTRLVGKLQLPPDQRNEAQRRGELNRTTAQDQTELLGGLLRGEYLDSTHTDLAFSILSRQQYRDLIGRRVPCGPDGEPLYRTASKSGELGGVRHDVGVLWTPRPLVVALLSEGGLDPREHPENRDVTLLADVLWPLLAALGETV; from the coding sequence ATGAGTTTCGACTTTTTGGGCCAACTGCATGGGCGTGGTTTCGCGGGCGTGGTGGGCGTACGGGTGTGCGATGGGGCGGGCCAAGAACTGTTTTCTCTGAATGCAGGTCGCGTATTCCCGGCGGCCAGTACCATCAAAATTCCGCTGCTGATCATGGCGTTGCAGGCCGCCCAGCGTGGCGAGTGGGAGTTGGCTGAGCGCGTGACCATGCAGGCTGCCGACCGTGTACCGGGTGCAGGCATCTTGCAGGAATTGAGCGCGGGCCTCAGCCTTACCTGGCAAGACATTCTGACGCTGATGATCGTGGTCAGCGACAATACGGCCACCAACTTGGTCATAGAGCGGCTGGGCGTGGACGCTGTGAATGCTTGGTTATATGCGGCTGGGTTTCCCTCCACCCGCTTGGTGGGTAAGCTGCAACTGCCACCCGACCAGCGCAACGAGGCCCAACGCCGGGGCGAGCTCAACCGCACGACCGCCCAAGACCAAACCGAACTGCTGGGGGGGCTGCTGCGGGGCGAATACCTGGACAGTACGCACACTGACCTTGCCTTCTCTATCCTGTCTCGCCAGCAGTACCGCGACCTGATCGGGCGGCGCGTGCCATGTGGCCCGGATGGAGAACCCCTGTACCGCACCGCCAGCAAAAGTGGGGAACTGGGCGGCGTTCGTCATGATGTGGGGGTGCTGTGGACGCCGCGCCCACTGGTGGTGGCCCTGCTCTCCGAGGGTGGCCTGGATCCCCGCGAGCATCCCGAAAACCGCGACGTGACCCTCTTGGCCGATGTGCTGTGGCCCCTGCTGGCGGCGCTGGGCGAGACAGTCTGA
- a CDS encoding cytochrome c, translating into MPWVAIVCAAIMWIILLFLFNKETAPEPVVVDPAVTASISQEWPTLGKQIYEQGVAASGATACAGCHGLQGQGGAGPKLAGDEKILKDPVYVHTILNNGKGAMPSYASLKENEIYAVANYVLNSWGNKIEEPLTPALVAEGQTKIDPAVLKNRSRFVPEDIKLPEIFLATFIMVLLTYGLIGLYSVWAEGLELHPGIHKVRATPLAMLSMIVTLILSLVFSVLFIRQMSADYTAWQNQEMPNVAMEGFYAAMILFTIAIAIGLYKKYFMDGEVLVEDTSGEFPW; encoded by the coding sequence ATGCCCTGGGTCGCCATCGTGTGCGCGGCCATCATGTGGATCATTCTGCTGTTTTTGTTCAACAAGGAAACAGCCCCAGAGCCTGTGGTCGTCGACCCGGCTGTGACCGCCAGCATCAGTCAGGAATGGCCAACGCTGGGCAAGCAAATCTATGAGCAAGGCGTGGCCGCTTCCGGCGCGACCGCCTGTGCCGGTTGCCACGGCCTTCAGGGTCAGGGCGGCGCAGGCCCCAAACTGGCCGGAGACGAGAAGATTCTGAAAGACCCGGTGTACGTGCACACCATCCTCAATAACGGCAAAGGGGCCATGCCCTCTTACGCCAGCCTCAAGGAAAACGAGATTTACGCCGTCGCCAACTACGTGCTGAACTCGTGGGGCAACAAGATCGAAGAGCCGCTGACGCCAGCCCTGGTGGCCGAAGGGCAAACCAAGATCGATCCTGCCGTCCTCAAGAACCGCAGCCGCTTTGTGCCCGAAGACATCAAGTTGCCGGAAATCTTCCTTGCTACCTTCATCATGGTGCTGCTCACCTACGGACTGATTGGTTTGTACAGTGTTTGGGCCGAAGGCTTAGAACTTCATCCCGGTATCCATAAAGTCCGGGCGACGCCTCTGGCGATGCTCAGCATGATCGTGACCCTGATCTTGTCATTGGTGTTTAGTGTGCTGTTTATACGGCAGATGAGTGCCGATTACACTGCCTGGCAAAACCAAGAGATGCCGAACGTGGCTATGGAAGGGTTTTACGCCGCCATGATCCTGTTTACTATTGCTATCGCTATAGGCCTCTACAAAAAGTACTTCATGGACGGCGAAGTATTGGTAGAAGACACCAGCGGCGAGTTTCCCTGGTAA
- a CDS encoding ubiquinol-cytochrome c reductase iron-sulfur subunit — protein MTRYKRKDPEITRRKFINAAMGGTVAVGGISLLSTLGTANPVFRLTRDKMPPLKGDILVHAEESKEGQIIKVSELSDQLVRAWPMGKGEDGSNVIRKGDPNNILALYRFPKGQLKAPTNLDATVDGEIVVYSDVCTHAGCSVSDSDQGDGMKCPCHSGEYDPKRGAIVTGGPPPRALAQLPVQLDGEQLVVGDFFLAMPYPYIAESEWEAFKKEVEEQLA, from the coding sequence ATGACCCGTTATAAACGTAAAGATCCCGAAATTACGCGCCGCAAGTTCATCAATGCGGCTATGGGCGGCACTGTGGCTGTGGGCGGCATCAGCCTCCTCAGTACGCTGGGTACGGCCAACCCCGTGTTCCGCCTCACCCGCGACAAGATGCCGCCGCTCAAGGGCGATATTCTGGTACACGCCGAAGAGAGCAAGGAAGGTCAGATCATCAAGGTCAGCGAACTGAGCGACCAGTTGGTGCGTGCTTGGCCGATGGGCAAGGGCGAAGACGGCTCGAACGTGATTCGCAAGGGCGACCCGAACAACATTCTGGCGCTGTACCGTTTTCCCAAAGGTCAATTGAAGGCTCCTACCAATCTGGATGCCACTGTGGACGGCGAAATCGTGGTCTATAGCGATGTGTGTACGCACGCAGGTTGCTCGGTGTCCGACAGCGATCAGGGCGACGGCATGAAGTGCCCCTGCCATTCCGGTGAGTACGATCCCAAACGCGGAGCCATCGTCACTGGTGGGCCGCCCCCACGGGCTTTGGCTCAGTTGCCTGTTCAGCTTGACGGCGAACAACTCGTGGTAGGAGATTTCTTCCTCGCTATGCCGTACCCGTACATCGCCGAATCGGAGTGGGAAGCCTTTAAGAAGGAAGTGGAGGAGCAACTCGCATGA
- a CDS encoding cytochrome bc complex cytochrome b subunit, protein MNQWLDERLHISRLNDKFLRKAFPVHHSFFLGEITLFSLIILILTGILLALAYEPSNSLVTNSFDPGTADKPNLIPAAYHSALKINAMPFGDMLRRIHHWTANIMVAAAVIHMMRIYFTGAFKKPREINWWIGMLLLIFTALTAVTGYVLPYDNYAYQTLKVIYGIAASIPWVGEWVAQAAFAGKFPGAGVIPRVYGYHIMLLPGILLALTGAHMLLMIKQKHTQPQYAKRIAYKKIVGVPLSTQQTPIMLLLAIMFAAIIVLFSAFIPVHPVEYFGPPSTTPINNIKPDWYLLWVFGALAIIPSFEIHLFGGLIGAEFVGAILLPTVFLLAMFAVPMLDRSKDNMYYAENPTNHPVRLAAGVAFMASLIVMSVAGYKPELISSGILNTANANTVLWIALFLIPALCYFGVMAIVRGIRSLREADQRERGAFSPADD, encoded by the coding sequence GTGAACCAGTGGCTTGATGAGCGTCTGCACATTTCCCGCCTGAACGATAAGTTCTTGCGGAAGGCCTTCCCCGTTCACCACTCTTTCTTCCTGGGTGAAATTACGCTGTTCAGCCTGATCATCCTGATTCTTACAGGGATTTTGCTGGCACTGGCCTACGAACCCAGCAACAGTCTCGTGACCAACTCGTTCGATCCGGGCACAGCAGACAAGCCCAACCTGATCCCCGCCGCCTATCACTCGGCCCTCAAGATCAACGCCATGCCTTTTGGCGACATGTTGCGCCGAATTCACCACTGGACGGCCAACATCATGGTCGCCGCCGCTGTCATCCACATGATGCGGATCTACTTCACGGGCGCATTCAAAAAGCCCCGCGAAATCAACTGGTGGATCGGCATGTTGCTGCTGATCTTCACGGCCCTGACCGCCGTCACTGGTTACGTGTTGCCCTACGACAACTACGCTTACCAGACCCTCAAAGTGATCTACGGTATCGCCGCCTCTATCCCCTGGGTGGGCGAATGGGTCGCGCAGGCTGCCTTCGCAGGTAAGTTCCCTGGCGCAGGCGTTATCCCCCGCGTCTACGGGTACCACATCATGTTGCTGCCCGGGATTCTACTGGCCCTGACTGGCGCACACATGCTGCTGATGATCAAGCAGAAGCACACGCAGCCGCAGTACGCCAAGCGCATTGCCTACAAGAAGATCGTGGGAGTGCCGCTCAGCACCCAACAGACGCCCATCATGTTGCTGCTGGCGATCATGTTCGCTGCCATCATCGTCCTGTTCAGCGCCTTTATTCCAGTTCATCCCGTCGAATATTTCGGGCCCCCCAGCACCACGCCGATCAACAACATCAAGCCCGACTGGTACTTGCTGTGGGTCTTCGGCGCACTGGCGATCATTCCCAGCTTTGAGATCCACCTTTTTGGTGGGCTGATCGGAGCCGAGTTTGTGGGCGCGATTCTTCTTCCCACCGTTTTCTTGCTGGCGATGTTTGCGGTGCCCATGCTTGACCGCAGCAAAGACAACATGTACTACGCTGAAAACCCTACCAACCATCCAGTGAGGCTGGCGGCGGGCGTGGCGTTCATGGCGTCTCTGATTGTGATGTCGGTGGCAGGCTACAAGCCAGAGTTGATCAGCAGCGGCATCCTGAATACGGCTAACGCCAACACGGTTCTCTGGATTGCACTGTTCCTGATTCCTGCCCTGTGTTACTTCGGTGTCATGGCTATCGTGCGCGGTATCCGCAGCTTGCGCGAAGCCGATCAGCGCGAGCGCGGCGCATTCAGCCCCGCCGACGACTAA
- a CDS encoding DdrH, which produces MTNPYAEWFEQLRAEYGEQLGSMPLPDGLPEHLRLLIQTGDEAAITFMIKLAWQFGAQVGYAAGARQENSNISVLRPNTVQA; this is translated from the coding sequence ATGACGAACCCTTACGCCGAGTGGTTCGAGCAGCTCCGAGCAGAATATGGGGAGCAGCTCGGCTCGATGCCTCTGCCCGACGGCTTGCCTGAGCATCTGCGCTTGCTGATTCAAACGGGCGACGAGGCCGCCATCACCTTTATGATCAAGCTGGCGTGGCAGTTCGGCGCACAGGTCGGTTACGCTGCTGGCGCACGCCAGGAAAACAGCAACATCAGCGTCTTGCGCCCCAATACCGTTCAGGCCTGA
- a CDS encoding iron-sulfur cluster assembly accessory protein, with product MPEITISEFGALRATGILAGSGKENAGVRVFIKSGGCSGYQYGMAIDDRELEGDTIVYDRGIKLLVDRMSIALLRGSEVDFVENMMGGGFTVNNPNATSSCGCGHSFRTDSAQSPAGEGSGGCSSH from the coding sequence ATGCCCGAGATCACCATCAGCGAATTCGGTGCGCTGCGGGCCACCGGCATTCTGGCAGGCAGCGGCAAAGAGAATGCCGGCGTACGCGTGTTCATCAAGAGCGGCGGATGCAGCGGCTACCAGTACGGTATGGCCATTGATGACCGCGAATTAGAGGGCGACACCATCGTGTATGACCGAGGTATCAAGCTGCTCGTAGACCGCATGAGCATTGCCCTGTTGCGCGGCAGCGAAGTGGACTTTGTAGAGAACATGATGGGCGGCGGCTTTACCGTGAACAACCCCAACGCCACCAGCAGTTGCGGCTGTGGCCACTCCTTCCGCACCGACAGCGCCCAGTCGCCTGCCGGAGAAGGCAGCGGCGGGTGCAGCAGTCACTAA